GTATTTTAACATACGGAAAATTGTTTCTTCTAATGAAAAAATAGAATTGTATTTATATATAAGCTTAAAATCGCTATTTAATAAACCATCAATTATTTTACCTTTTAACTTTATTCCATAGGATTCAAGAAAATATTTGAACATGTATCCTGCATATTGATTTGTTTGACTCTTTTTTAAAAGGATTCTTCCAGATTTAAGCTTTGATTCTTTTATCCTTTTTATAGTAACCGGAAGTAAAGGAGTTTGAGGTTCTGCGCTAATATATTTGCCTTTTTTATCTTTTTTGAAAGATACGCTATTGAAATTAACACAAAGAGCACCAACAGGTGCATCATAAGGTTCAAAAGATGTTCCCGCTCCCGGTATTAAAATTGATGTATCAAAATATGAATTATCAATAATAATATCGTTGATGTTTTTTAACTTTTTAGAAAGCTCCTTCGCTATTTCTGATATTACTTCAGAAATCAACAAAGGGTCTCCGTAACCTTTAATAAGAAGATTATTTTTAGAATCAATATAAAATTCAGTGCGGAATCTAAATTCAGGTTCTAAATGATGAATCGCAAGCATAGCTGTAAACATTTTTAAAATGGATGCCGGCACTAATTTATTTTCAGCATTTTTTGAATATATTATTTTACCATAGCTGTCTGCGACTAAAATTGCATCTTTTGCGCCAATAAGCTTATCTAAATTTGATAGCTTGCTGCAATTACCTTTAAAAGGATAAAAAATAAGCGCTACCGCTAAAAAAGAATAAAAAACAAAACATTTACTTGCTTTCCACCATAAATGTAACAGGTCCATCATTGATTAAAGATACCTCCATCATTGCTCTAAATTTGCCGGTTTCTACTTTTATTCCCAGATTTCTAACTTTTTCAACAAAATATTCATATAATTCATTTGCTTTTTCAGGAGGCGCAGCGTCAGTAAAAGAAGGTCGCCTTCCTTTTTTGCATTCTCCAAAAAGTGTAAATTGAGAAACAACTAACATTTCAAATCCTAAATTTATAAGGGATTCATTCATTTTTCCATTACTGTCTTCAAAAATTCTTAAATTAGAAATTTTTTCAACAAGATAATCAGCATCGGATTTAGAATCATTTTGGCCTACTCCGAGAAAGACCAATAATCCTCTATCTATTGAGCCTATAACAATTTCATCAACTAAAACTTGACTCGTTTTGACTCTTTGTATTAATGCTTTCATGTTTGCTTTGCCTGTTTTTTAGCTTTTTCTTTTATTTCGCGCCATTTATCAAGCCTTTGCTTTATGGTCTGCTCATAGCCTCTGTTTGTAGGGTGATAAAAATATTGTCCAGAAATTTTTTCTGGAAGATATTCCTGCACACTATAGGCATCTTTATGATCATGAGAATATTGATAACCTTTTCCATAGCCCATTTCTTCCATAAGCTTTGTAGGTGCATTTCTTATATGCATAGGAACAGGAAGAGATCCTGTTCCCTTTATAAGCTCTTTAACTTTTTTATATGCCGTATATATACTATTACTTTTCGGAGCTGTTGCAAGATAAACTGCAGCCTGGCAAAGGGCAAGTTCTCCTTCAGGAATGCCTAAAAAATTAAATGATTCCATAGAATTAATTGCAACAGAAAGGGCAAAAGGATCGGCATTTCCAATATCCTCAGAAGCAAATCTTACCATTCTTCTTGCAATATAAAGAGGATCTTCTCCCCCCTCAATCATACGGACAAGCCAGTAAAGAGCCGCATCAGGATCACTCCCCCTTAAACTTTTATGAAAAGCAGATATAATATTATAATGTTCTTCTCCAGCTTTATCATATAAAAGAGCTTTTTGCTGAAGGGATTGCTCTATATCATCTAAAGATACAAATATCTTAGAATCTGAATTTTGAGGATTTTGTTTCTGCATGACAAAGGATACAGCAAGTTCAAGGCCATTCAAAACGGTTCTCGCATCTCCATCAGCTATTGATACAAGATGATTTAGCACATCAATGGACAATTCAATATCAATATTTCCTAATCCATTTTCTTTATCTTTTAATGCCCTATCAATTATTTTTTCTAAATCGTTATTAGAAAGAGGATACAATCGTATAACTCTGCACCTTGATAATAAAGCTGATATTACTTCAAATGATGGATTTTCAGTTGTAGCTCCTATAAGGGTTATAAGACCGCTTTCAACATGGTGAAGAAAAGCATCTTGTTGAGCCTTATTAAATCTATGAATTTCATCTACGAATAATATTGTCCTTTTTTCATAAAAATTCCATTGCTTGTTTGCTTCTTGTATTACTTCCTTTATTTCTTTTACGCCAGCAAGAACCGCAGAAAAATGGCAAAAATAAGATTTTGTTTCAGAAGCGATGGTCTTTGCGAGAGTTGTTTTTCCACAACCTGGAGGTCCCCAAAGAATCATTGAAAATAGAGCATCATTAGCTATAGCTTTTTTTAAAACACCTTCAACTCCAATGATATGCTCCTGGCCAATAAATTCATCAAGATGTTTAGGCCTCATTTTTTCGGCAAGGGGCTGGTGTCTTTTTGCGGTTTGTTTTCCTTTATATTCAAATAAATCCACTGTAATAATCTACCTATATTCGTAGAGAAT
This is a stretch of genomic DNA from Desulfobacterales bacterium. It encodes these proteins:
- a CDS encoding D-tyrosyl-tRNA(Tyr) deacylase, translating into MKALIQRVKTSQVLVDEIVIGSIDRGLLVFLGVGQNDSKSDADYLVEKISNLRIFEDSNGKMNESLINLGFEMLVVSQFTLFGECKKGRRPSFTDAAPPEKANELYEYFVEKVRNLGIKVETGKFRAMMEVSLINDGPVTFMVESK
- a CDS encoding replication-associated recombination protein A, which encodes MRPKHLDEFIGQEHIIGVEGVLKKAIANDALFSMILWGPPGCGKTTLAKTIASETKSYFCHFSAVLAGVKEIKEVIQEANKQWNFYEKRTILFVDEIHRFNKAQQDAFLHHVESGLITLIGATTENPSFEVISALLSRCRVIRLYPLSNNDLEKIIDRALKDKENGLGNIDIELSIDVLNHLVSIADGDARTVLNGLELAVSFVMQKQNPQNSDSKIFVSLDDIEQSLQQKALLYDKAGEEHYNIISAFHKSLRGSDPDAALYWLVRMIEGGEDPLYIARRMVRFASEDIGNADPFALSVAINSMESFNFLGIPEGELALCQAAVYLATAPKSNSIYTAYKKVKELIKGTGSLPVPMHIRNAPTKLMEEMGYGKGYQYSHDHKDAYSVQEYLPEKISGQYFYHPTNRGYEQTIKQRLDKWREIKEKAKKQAKQT
- a CDS encoding D-alanyl-D-alanine carboxypeptidase, giving the protein MMDLLHLWWKASKCFVFYSFLAVALIFYPFKGNCSKLSNLDKLIGAKDAILVADSYGKIIYSKNAENKLVPASILKMFTAMLAIHHLEPEFRFRTEFYIDSKNNLLIKGYGDPLLISEVISEIAKELSKKLKNINDIIIDNSYFDTSILIPGAGTSFEPYDAPVGALCVNFNSVSFKKDKKGKYISAEPQTPLLPVTIKRIKESKLKSGRILLKKSQTNQYAGYMFKYFLESYGIKLKGKIIDGLLNSDFKLIYKYNSIFSLEETIFRMLKYSNNFIANQLFLSIGVKICGSPATLEKGVNVAKTFAKEQLKINDIEISEGSGLSRENLISPANMLKVLIAFKPYYQLLRHDGQEYYKTGTLSNVSTRAGYIEDSKGSLYMFVVMVNTSSKSTNKIMKQLLYDM